aataatattacaatttatcgatttatttctcaacaagtattattttattgttatacatatatttctttttgtttttattaaaaaaagaaaaaaaaaaaaaaaaaaaaaaaaagaaataatttattaattcgcATCGATCAGTTCGAAAATTCGGATAAATCGTTGTAGAAatgaacatttattatttaataaacattgtTCAATCctttcgtaatatttctatttaaagatttattttcccttacagtatataaaaataaataaatatatatatatatatacacatttttgTAAACATAACATTCAGAATAGTTTTGTAATCGTACAAATGTTAACtcaaaaaattcattgttacAGCGACGTAGTTAATATTCTTCATTGTTTATCATTCAACGAGGTGTGGGGTAGGACGAgagttgattttattaaaaactttttcctCCACTATTTCGAACGGACCAATCAGGAATAAGTAGATTTCCATATATAAACTACAAAGGCGACTAAGCGCCACAGTTGTTCATTCAGTTGTTCGgaaagtaatttcgttttattcttttttttttttttttttataatattttttttgcacCCAACTTCACACTTAAGCcgcataatcattatatttgttgtattgttttttttgagAACTGATATATAACAAAGCTTGCGTGTGAAAAAGTTCAATTGATTCTACGCAACAGTTTTTGGTTAGTGCCCTTTTATTGGGTTGGCAATTAAGTGATTACGAATTTTGTCTATAGAGATTGACTTTACActgtcttttgttttgttgacGCGATTTTTGTTGCAACTAacctatatcttttttcttattatttagaCTTCTACCTTTAatttagtaaaaaaatattgatgggttgttcggaaagtaatttcgtttttttccctacagagaatttaattgtattttttttttttttttttttttgcacctAACTAATCACACTTAAGTCGCATAATCATTGTATATGTTTTGAGAGCTGTTATAGCAAGGCTTGTGTGTGAAAAATTCCAATTGATTCTACGCAATAGTTTTTAATTAGTGCCCTTTTAAATATGGAGAACAATAAGCAACATTTTCgtcatattttacttttttactatagaaaaggtaaaaatgcTGTAAAAgccagaaagaaattaatcgatgTCTATGGAGAAGTAGTGTTGACGGTGTACGCCAGTGCCAGAATTTGGTTTGCAAAATTTCGATTCGGCAATTTTGATGTCGAAGATGCACCACGTTCTGGAAGGCCAGTTGAAGCTAATAAAGACACGATAAAGGCATTAGTTGATGCAAACCGGCAAATAACAACACGTGAGATCGGTGAGAGgttgaatttattaaatttaactgTTTATGGCCACTTGAAAGGACTGGGTTTAACCTCAAAACTCGATATATGGGTTCCCCATGTTCTCACGGAGAGAAATTTGTGTCGTCGGCGTTGACGTCTGTAATTCACTTCTGAAACGTCACGAAAATGATCCATTTTTGAAGCGCATCATTTACTGGGGACGAAAAATTGATTGTATATAACAATGTCAAACGTAAGAGAtcaaggaacaaaaaagatgAACCGGTTCAAAGCATTTTTAAAACCAATATCCATCAAAAAAAGGTGATGCTGTCTGTTTGGTGAGATTttaaaggaatttttttttttttgattttaccGGATAACACAACAATTAATTCGGAAGTCTACTGTCACCAGCTGGACAAATTGAATGATGCACTTCAACAGAAAAGGCCAGAATTAATCAACAGAAAAGGTGTAATGTTCCATCAAGATAAATGCGATACCTCATACAAGTTTGGTCATTCGCCAAAAGCTTTTACAACTTGAATGGGATACAATGACATACCCATCATATTCTCCAGATTTGGCACCTTCGGTTACTGCAAAATTTTTTAGACGGTAAAACCTTCACTTCAAATGAGGAGGTCAAATACCACCTTGATCAGTTTTTTGTCAGCAAAGATCAACAATTTTATGAGCGTGGAATCATGCTACTACCAGAAAGATGGCAAAAGGTATTAGACCAGAATggccaatatataatttaataaaatatttatttattatacgaaaattatatatatattgggttggcaactaagtgattgcggattttgtgactccgcaatcacttagttgccaacacataccataatattattgtatatatatatatatattttactcagggaaaaagaaatccattatttttttagtaGATGGCTGTAGAGCTGATATCTCGTAAAGGTATCGATCAAACAATTTCAGATTTATGCTCGTTGTCAAGGTGGACATTTTCACACTCAAAAAATTCTTTTGCTGTTTTTTGTTTGGTCCATTCAGTTGTTTGGTCCATTCAGTTGTCAGTTTGTGAGTTTTAAAAATGGAAGtcaacaaagagaaaattcggtatcttttacaatgtttttttttttttttatataaagacGAAAATGCAAGCCAGGCGGCTGAAATTGTGAATGGTATTTATGGTCTCGATACTGTAATAGCTAAATTACGTGCAATTTTGAAACTACTAGAAATACTACTGACCAGAAACTGCTATAGAGAATTGGCCAACAGAAGAGGTGTTGTTGTGTTTCATAAGGACAAGGCCAGGCCATACATGTCTGTAGTGATATTCCGTCAGAAAGTTCCAGGAGCTTGGTTGGGGAAGTTTCAATGCATCCACCATATAGTCGGGATTTGGTACCAAGCGATTACCATCTTTTTCTCGCACTGCAAAACTTCCTGAGATAtatagaataagaaataaggCATCAAGAGAAGATCGTGAAAATCTATTACCTAGAGTCTTTCGCCAATAAGGACGAAGACTTTTATGAAGAGAGAGGCCATTATGATGAAGCTACCTTTAAAATGGCAACAAATTATAGAATAAAACTGTGCATATTTGACCCGTTCTTGACTTCAAAAAGCTTTAGCGAAGCATATATCTCCCGTTGGTTTCTCGCACGAGATACGAATCTATATGTGCGATTTATGCTAAAACGCGTTAAACCATCATGCAAAAGGATATCCAATTGGTACGTTGTATTCGAGGAAAACGTGCCTTAAGGATATTATATCAtcgtaatcattattattattatcattataaaattcaatgGTCCTTTTTAGggctaacattttttttatttacgtttgaggatcaattaattttaatatgcaTCTTAGcaagtatatattatgtaaaataacatttatgtatacgtcataaaaaataaagtagataATGAATTCCCTTTTCCTCCCCACCCGCCTCCGACCGCTCTACACTTTTCTCACATTGTTTGGTCGATTaaatttccttattttttttcttattttttttcttattttttttcttattttttttcttatttttttttcttgttttttttttcttgttttttttttcttgtttttttttcttgtttttttttcttatttttttttttatttttttttttttttttttttcttattttttttttttttttttttttttttttttttttttctttttttttcatgcatGCATTGctcgtatttatgtattcgctgataagataaaaattatcaaaagaaGTGTTAATAAGGTTcaaacttttttttgttttttttttttttactatagtAAAATTGCATTCATTAATTGGTCATTCAGTATATAGTATTATTCTCTTCGTGCAATTCTATGCTTTTATATAATGTTCgctattttataatgtttcattagtttgaattattaacgtattatttgattttgttGCGTGATAAGTCTTTATTAACATCGTACTtgatttaattgaataattttattaattttatgattgAATAATGAATGATCGtagaaaatagaagataaaaCCAATATTTGCTCTTATAGAacattatcgtattttatattgtgttTTTATTCTGTTGCGTGTAGCTGCCCATAGAGTGCAGTGCACACTATTCGTGGCAACGTTTCGAGCAATGCTATTGGTCCGCTGGTAGAGACGAGTATAGGTATAAATACCAACCGAGGCAACCTTCTGATCAGAACGGTCTAGGCTCTCGTACCGGCAGGACTGCTGTCATGGcgtccaatatatatatatatatatatatatataatgtatgtatgtatgtatgtatgtatgtctgtctgttgtctgtatatatgtatagatttgTAGGATGTTTCTTTTCGTTGGTATAAGAGGGTGATTGAGCTttgatgaatgaataaaatatttttacatatttaatactatttaaagaatattatttaataaaaagatatatatatatatatttaatataataaagtaattctATAATCAAAGCTATTCTCTTCTACGATCGATATACAATTCTAGCTTAGGCCTCatcatatttacattattaaagaCGATGTTCCGACATTTCATCGAAGGTTCAATTTTcatgatataataatcttgCAATACGATCCAAATTTCAAACATTACTCGACTGGGATAAATATGCATAATGCATAAATGTATCGAATTTGAACGCCCAAATAATATGACGGTCATAGACATTCGTTTCATTACAAAGAAGTGCTTGACAatgatttaatgaaataaaataatgatttatatgcATTTCCGTAACGAAATGACGTCCGT
The genomic region above belongs to Vespa crabro chromosome 2, iyVesCrab1.2, whole genome shotgun sequence and contains:
- the LOC124422039 gene encoding histone-lysine N-methyltransferase SETMAR-like, coding for MENNKQHFRHILLFYYRKGKNAVKARKKLIDVYGEVVLTVYASARIWFAKFRFGNFDVEDAPRSGRPVEANKDTIKALVDANRQITTREIGERLNLLNLTVYGHLKGLGLTSKLDIWLDKLNDALQQKRPELINRKGVMFHQDKCDTSYKFGHSPKAFTT
- the LOC124421894 gene encoding uncharacterized protein LOC124421894 isoform X1, whose product is MLLPERWQKMAVELISRKGIDQTISDLCSLSRWTFSHSKNSFAVFCLVHSVVWSIQLSVYENASQAAEIVNGIYGLDTVIAKLRAILKLLEILLTRNCYRELANRRGVVVFHKDKARPYMSVVIFRQKVPGAWLGKFQCIHHIVGIWYQAITIFFSHCKTS
- the LOC124421894 gene encoding uncharacterized protein LOC124421894 isoform X2; its protein translation is MAKDLCSLSRWTFSHSKNSFAVFCLVHSVVWSIQLSVYENASQAAEIVNGIYGLDTVIAKLRAILKLLEILLTRNCYRELANRRGVVVFHKDKARPYMSVVIFRQKVPGAWLGKFQCIHHIVGIWYQAITIFFSHCKTS